Part of the Branchiostoma floridae strain S238N-H82 chromosome 11, Bfl_VNyyK, whole genome shotgun sequence genome, TTCCGAGTCTGTGTACGTCAATGGCGACTACCGTAGCGAACCTTTGGGTGAAGGGTTGTTTTATCGAGGGGGAAGCAATAGGTACTCTGCTACGCCCGTGTACCCACAGCAAAAACGGAAAGATTCTGAGAAAGAAGGGTCTGGCTTTGGTAGTTTCTTTCGAAGATCGAAAAGAGGGTCGGAGAGGGGTTCGCGTGAGGTGGTGTACACGCCGCCAGACCACGACAGCACCAAGAACTCCCCCAGGAGAAGCTCGTTTTCTCTGCCCGACAAAGCTCCGTGGAAGAAGCGGGAAAAGAGAGACGAgaaggagaaaaagaagaaggaaaaggaaaagaagaagcaCGAAGACTTGTACACGCCTCGAGGTGATCGTTTTGTGTACAGAAATCCGGAACTAAGTTACAGTGTGGAGACccttgatgacgtcagcatACAATCAGAAGACAGAGGGCGATCCGGACGGAGATACCTTAGAAAACAGCGGACTCAGAGTGAGGAGAGAGAGTTAAAACCTCCATCTCCTGTGCAGAAACGCCCCCTCTCCCAGCTACTACAGCCTACACCGTTCACTGTAGCACTGGAGAAAAAGGCGTCACCCGAACCTACAAAGAAGGAAGCTCAGATTCCCAAGAAACGGACCTCGACAGAGAAAAGTCTCTCGGACGAGCGGAGACAACCCCCAAAGAAACCAAGTCCACAGCCAACCTTAGAGATACACTCtgtccctccccctcccccacaacCAGCCCCGGAACGACCACGGGAAAAACCCAAGCCACAGCAAAACGGAGAGATTGACTTTTCTGGTATCGTAGATACGGACGCATTCATCGACGACGTCTTCGATGGCATAGATTATGACATCTTCAGCGACGACGACCAAAAACTGAAACACGAACGCGACAATTCTGAAGAAAACGTGCCAGAAAAAGGTCGCGATGCCTCGAATAAGGAAAACTGGCCAGACTTTTCCACGGCTTATATTAGCCCGACTTCCGGGCGAGGTAGCCAGGACATACCGAGATGGACAAACATCTTCGGTAAGACCCCTCCCCCGGGGATGTCCCCAGAGTCGGGAGCGAAGTTCTCGCAGTATCAACCCAAAGCGCTCCGAGGCGACGCAGCCGACGTTTCCCGAGCAGACGTCCAGAGAGCCCGACAACAGCCGACAGGGTCCGAGAGAAAACGACACGATTCCGAGGACGATGGATACACCTCTATCGTGGTGAAAGAAAACGAGGCACCTGTGAGGTATTCTCAAGCGCTAAATGACAATGAACAAGGCTCGCGCGGAAAACCCAACGGTGTCCTCAACAACCACTACGACTCCAAAGGATCCGGGGACGTTAAGAACTTGTATAATCTGGTAGGCTCTAAATCATTCTGGGAGACAAGGGTAGATACGGGGAAAAGTATGCTGTACTgaatatacaacaacaaactcTACACCCCGCCATATTCGCACATGAAGTTTCATGTGATCAAACAATTACCTCAGTGTTAAATATACGGAAAACATATCTTCTGTCTTACACTTAACTACATATCAAGTGCATACCTTTTAAATCCTATTTTTTTAGATATGTATTGTTGGTGACTTGTAGATATTTGATATTATTTTGCGGCTTTTTTTAACAGATCTTATGCGGCCTAATATTTCCCTGTGTTACATCAAAGATGGTGGCTTTATAATATGTAGTAACTCGTTAATTATGCATATAGTTTTGGTGTCATTCGAGATGATGTCGCATGTCGGGAGAATTCGGTGTTGGATCTCAACTGGTCTCTGACAAATAGTCCAAACAGCAATGACTGTATCAAGGTTTTGTTTGAATACAGGGTGGAGCTATCTTATGCGATTGTGAATGGGTTATCAGGTAACgccctgacctttgacctctactGGTTAGGCTGTATCTTTTATATGCTCCATTGGCATGTTTTTACATCCTTATCAACATTGTGAATGCGTTGTTTTACCTTTCGTCAATGCTTTAATCCTAAATCTTACAATCTGCATTTATGCTGGTGGCAATGTTTCTATTGAAGGAACCGAAATACGAATCTTTGGTTACGCCCAAATTGACCTAATTTATATAATGATAGATTGCATAATGACTTCATGCAGACTTGTGGTAGATTGTAATATAGAAGCTATTGACCGAATCTTCTGACAGTTAACCTGTTTTATACAAAGTTAACGCATTTTGTCACTGATTAACCCTCATTTTCTACACAAGGTTACTTGAGACCAGCGtcagacaatgttgtatatACGGTAAATATTTGACCCATCGTTAAGGGCTTCCTATTTTGTTTATGTTCTTTTTATAAGAAAATAATAACTGATGTTATTTTAGCGACGCATACAACTTTGTGTCAGTTCtatatcatttgtatcataCAGAAGATAGAGAGGGAAAAGCACACTCTCTACTGATTTCCATTAAAGTGGAGATAACTTGTCGTAATTGCTTGGCCTCATTTCtttgataataatgatatatCTTCTGATGTCTGAGGTCCCTCAGGCAATACTAGGCAGGTGATAGCCCCCATACACAGGTGTGACTAGTGTCTTGATAGACAGCTTTCTTAAGGCGTCACCTTGCATGAAGATAAGACCATTGTCTATCGGCACTCCCTACTGCGTTTTAATACGTTAACCCAAATGTGTATTTTGGGCACCTCCCTTTGAATTGAGTAGTGTGAATGGCAATTCCTGTTCAGTTTCATTACCTACGCAACGGCTTGGCTTAACAAAAGGTGTATGAAAACACTAGTACTGTTCTGAGTTTGGGGAAAACATCACGCCAGAGGCTTACACTGGTCTTAGACAAAACGAGGATGGCCTTGTgatgttatatacattgtactacacTCAATCGGGCTTAGAGTAATATTTGTTTAGTcaaattttactttaaaaaatagtgtagatacaaaataaaaggaAGATGCATactattaatctccaagcagatcctacaatggcataaggtAGTACCATACTGGCCAAGgggtgtagtcagccaagaggtgccatgtagcaaaacacactgccaagctggcttcactcctctaccagcttttgatgctaccataggatctgcttggagattagcataaTATCCCTATAGGTGAGGAGATAGGGGTTTTCTGTAAGATTGTTAAAGGTCTCCCGTGTCAAGCAGAAAACAGTTTAACTGCAATGACTAGAAGGATCCGGTAAGATGTAACGTGGATATAATTAACATCGTTTAGCCGTTCTCCGGTGCGCTCACTTTTGTTATCAGTCGTCTTAGGAAGTTTTCACGTCGTAGACTTTTCTAGGCAGGCTGTAGCAGAACCATGCCACTTCCAACGAGCTTAGGCAACCTTCTCAATAACAAGACAGCTAAATAGTACAGGGCACATGCACAACCATCCCAAGAATacataataatgataactttattgcacaacaattgtacaaggtacaaagtatggcatctatataactacagttctataccATGAGCTAGAGATCGTATGACGACCGTATGTCGATCGCACGGCCTACGTGACCGGGTCCTTACTGCAATTTACCTCACGTCTTGGTCTCCCTACAAGACTCTCCCACCAGAAATAGGGGGAGAGTAGATCGAATAAATAAAAGCAACACCGTCAGACGCACGAGACAATGGTAAACTCGTTTAGTTTATTTGCCAGACTATAAGCACGAATGCTAAtcgcaagtacatgtaatatgaaggAATGATaacgaataaataaattaaattttcattcattcatttgcacATTAAAAACAAACGTAAAGTAAAGATGAAGAAGGAGACATGCTATGCACATGGGGAGAAAAAACAATGGGACTTACTCTGGTTCTCCCTCATCAAAGCAAGTCATATCAAATTAAAGAAATAAGTAACAATTACCGTAAGTAGTTACAGATAATAACATTATAGTGAAGTGAATGATAATTGTTGAAGATGGTGACATAGTAACGCGATAGATATAGTGATAATATCATCCTTCCCACAACATCATATAAGAGCTAGAGTGACCAAGGCTGAGCCGTTTGCAGTACAAACATCCCGCCTACATAGCTGGCCGGCCGGACTGCCCACCCTGGAGACAGACCACCCCACCATTCATCCACCAAAGGTCAGCAACAGCCAACTCCTATTGTCGCCTCCACAACACGTTCTATTTCCGAGACAACAAAAGTTGCTATTTTTAAACCCAGCAAAGAAAGGCTTCGTTTGAACGGATCCGTATACATAATTCATTGTTGCTATATGTGTGTTACTTAAACACTCAGAGTAGGTTGAATATGTGATGTAATAATATTACCCAAAGCTTGACTACTTTAGCTTTATTAAAAATAAGTGCTAAAACAAAAGCGAACTGTCATCCCAAAACTGGACCTTGGTTTTTATTTGAACAAACGTATCTTTATGTATTAGATGTGACAACTTCAATTTCGCACTCTCTATCTATCCATTGGTggactagcctgggtaccattcttgtagtagttcgctcctatgttcgcttctgttactagaatagcagagaagcgactgtatatagtgtacagtAAACgtcggagcgagaagcgacggtatgtagtgtataataaacgtcggagtgaactactatccgAATGGCACCATGACTATCCAATGACATACCTTAGCTAATTTAAAACCTAACCCCTATCGGCAAGGACATCACTATATTGTTTGTCTATCGCGTGCAGCAAAACGTGTCAGTACTGAAACAAGTCATGGGACACCACACGtggtttgtttgctttttgcCCTGCGAGATGATTATCAAAATCTAGAGACGTAAAAGGTTAATAATATTGAATTGTTAAATGAAGGACATGATGTAATACCTCAAAAATAACACTTTAATTCTGAGAGTGTTAGCATTCCATGGTAAAATTATAAGTTGTAACAAATTTGATGAAACGTCACCCTTTTACAATCTTATTCTGATATTGGACTCTATGTCGAGTTATGATCTTACACAATATGTAGGTATAATGCGTTAAACTTCCATATATAATCTCCATACATGATCTCCTGGGTGATTCTTATTGTGGTAGGAATTTCACCTGTTctatcttcaatttgctgacaAATATTATATATGAAACCTCTTCAAAACGTGTATTACAAACAGATCATCTTGTGAGATTTTACCACCAAATTATAACATACtgctagtatgtgaccttgtgACATATTAGAATATAAATTTAGAATCCTTTTTTGCAAAGGGAAGATACGCGAATGTGTGTAATTTCTAAGTATTTCGAACCGTCCACATTTCACTCTTTTAGCATATAATTTGCGGCTGTGCAATGATTGAACACAGACAAAGGATGTTAAGAAATTGCGCTCAATTGTTCGGATATGCACTAGTGCTCTTGGTGTGTTtgttccgccattttgttccGCCATTTTCTCAATGTTTCGTTCGTCATGGGAAgctcatgacgtcattgtattGTTCGCCCCGcacattatgtaaatgtgacCTTTTCTGTCTGGGCTACCGTCTGTGAAAACCGACTTCAAAACTTCTGTTTGTCCACTTATGGCCTTTTCTTTAGGTCCGCACGTCATAATACattaccatggtaaccggtactCCTGGAATAATCGCACTAAGTCATGTTTTTGAATAATTTCACGGGGATTATGCGTTCCGTATAAAGCACAGTGAGTGAGCAAATTAGAGCAGGCACCCCGTTCAAAATTTCCCGTATCAAGAAAGATAACTGATCAATATAATCTAACTATATCACATCTTTAAATTTGCTGAACTTTTACAGAGACATGATTTATTAATATATAAAAGTGCAAAATCAAACCGATGAAGCTCAGTGTCTTTGAGGTACCCATATTACAACAATGCCCGATTGCAACTTGGTGGTTGCTAAGGATTTGCAAGTCGTCCTATGTCATCTTAAAAAAGCCAGACAACATAGACGTTCACTTCATTATGCCTcaattacatacaaaaaaatgtcatgaTTTTCCATACGTTGCTACAGTGACGTTAAGTAATGTATACATAAACTTCTTCGCTGACTGGGGTAAACATAAAACGTATTCCAAAGTTAAGGATTCAGTTAGAATTATAGACGTTCACATTATAATGTTGAAGTAATGGTATAGCCCAAGTAAGCAGTTACAGGACGGTTAACAAACTATCCAATGGGCTGGAATATCATTGAATTTTCGTCATCACAATGAActggaaagaaaacacactTTTCCCCTGTTATGAGTCACGAAGGTTGTCCTTACAATAGAGATTTGAGTCATAACAACACACATAGATGAATCatatacaataacaatataCATGTCGTTTTGTATTATATCAATCTTTTTTACTCTACCGTTGTCATTTTGCTAATTTTGATACGTGACAAAAAATCCCACAGCCTGACGTACCTCAATAACTGTCAGCGCGTAGCTTTAACGATTGTCAGCGTGAAAAATCTCATCCACAAACCGCAGTGACGTTATTCCAACTGTTATGACGTTACCAATGACCTCATTGACATTTCATCCACATCGTTTTATATACAACATGATTACATTAAATCTGGCACCTCACTGGTAGTTCATACGGTAGAGTGTTTATGGCTGTATCATGGTTTCGTACAGTTCACATGAGGTCTTACAGTGTTAGCACTGAGTCATGTACGTCgtgcgattgtcgtacgattACAAACTGAGCACTTTCTTACAGTCGTACACGTGTCGTATGAAATTCAGCTGCTTTGTCATCGATGAATTCCGATCCTTatcagtggttggttctgtcacagtttGATTGCTGAAAATCGAATGACATTAAATTGCATGGTGTTCTATGACGAATAATTAATGTGACCACATCTAAGTTACTAGTACTCGTCGTACGGTTTTGATATACATCAgcctgatatacatgtagtaaatttCTAAGcaagctgtgacagaaccacCCACCGACAGGGATCTATTAAagacagccttttccgtaacaaGATAGCTGAGGTTTGAAGCATATTGTGCAGAAGTATGTCAAGTATGCCCTCAGATCGTATGTGACCGCTCGGGCCCTTATCACCGGGTAGACTAGACTTCTTCGTCGCACCTTCTAGATGCAGTCAGGGAGCGGCTGAACTTGGCCCATGTGGAAAATCACATAGggcataggagttttcttttacacagccagtttttctcacctacTGACGTTTAAACGCGCTTTCGCAAAGGGGGGTACAAACTCAGCCAATGTTGGGAATGTGTTCTCGTCGCGtaagtgccacctacatcggctgcATATatcggcgagaagcagaactccagttagaagcgctgaggaagatgtctgacagacatcgaaacttcagcaggtgagaaaaaactGGCTGTGTAAAAGGAATCTCCTATgccctatgatctaccaacctgatgaaattatttttggaaggaAAATCACATAGCCTTAAAAAAAGTTAGCGCTCCTCCCAAAAGGAACTCCGGCCACACCTAGAGGGTCTGTGGtggtaatctctaagcagatttATCGAGGGCAACAACGTCAGTATGCAAATGGCTAAAcacacaggcagtttaaggcatgtgacacctgtagattctcagtcgagcagttatatgaccataacttttgatgtaaccatctgttttcaacaatttttggccagttaacgtaattcacccatattcaaaatatgatgacaagaaaattgtggatcctcaatattttgggtttaaaaaaccattttttggtaaaaaatagggatgctattaaaatgggtctgtgcccactatgaaatgattgtctaactgagtcatattttctggagtaatagattatatctctgtgatatctaatatgcctggggatcttgccgctatacctaggtaaggctcaattttggggcaaaaacagaatttttcgacaattttttggtatttttcgtacaaatatctatacagccacggaaatcaaagatattgcaagaagacccacttgatttctgaaggtctaaggcttaatgaacctaaatctgcccaaaactcgtaataaaactggtgccctgatgtgggcaggggccgacgaaacactacttaccctacaagaactgcgcccaagtaagacatgtttgactgtacgtaacataaaccgatggtaaaatatgaatgttttatgtctgtatctgttaaatcgctgttgtatcaatgcgaaatttcgcaagcagttagccttataaggcatcagtcaactgccatactattattttgggctagaaatatcgatttatagcattattttgctgtttacttgaagtatgagcgcctcgctattttcccgccactccacaccccgggaggtcggaacccatgttcggactgtaccacttgcagctttcgcgggggtgcccttttgttaaccgcttctagttatgtcgatatttgataaatactagatcaatatctttaacactcaatattaataagtcttaaaaagtagttagtgtaacccatacatcgtaagttcctgttttcgcaatgtaacattagatactgacattggaccgttctaaaaacgctccggcccggcggggttacctaaggtcacgcagtggttcgaatttcatgttcgaccaaaattgttagatactgacattggaccgttctaaaaacgctccggcccggcggggttacctaaggtcacgcagtggttcgaatttcatgttcgaccaaaattgtcacaggccttaaagtcCAACTGACCCTTTGGATGCTGCTTTTGCCTCCAATGGCTACGGTCTGCTTGGAACTTATATGAAGAGGCTAGGATAGATACTTTAGACTAAAGCCCTTACACGCAAAACAAGGCTTCTACACCAACACACTTGCCTAGAAACAACTAAATTCCTGCATGTATGGAGGTGAAACGAGGACATAGCCTTGAAGAATGTTCGCTGACCCATGTACAGTAGATGGATGGTCCAGCTTGACACGATGTGAGTGAACAATTAACCAAGAGATGGTTGCACAAAATCTACTTCGAGCTCGTTAATGTTTCGCGATGGGACACACGTGATCACACACGAAAGTTAACCATGACACATTCCCTTTGATCTACTCGTAGTTTTTGACGTTCGCAATAATTTGTAATTTTAACTTCCGACTTCCAAGTTGACTATGTGAGTCATATGACCATGAATATGTAAAATATTCCCGTCATCGCACCAGGTGACCTAACTGATTCTCATTTTTAACGCTGTTTTGTGTCAAAGCTTACAGGATTGAAAAATGATACACGGCAAAAACACCCCTACAATACCAGAACAAGCCgctgggggcccaaacctacaaaCTTTTCCCTCACATCAAACGCTATCATCCACCAAAAATTcaaaaaaaaagtagaatttcCGGTTCAAATGATACAGAAGAATGAAATTCTGCTACAGTACAAAGAAAGAAGCtaccagggggctcaaaatctttttttctactaaggccacagcaagtaaattttatggatgacatcctctagagactgcaaaaatagtgcgatagggcgaaaaaaaaaacaagatgggtaaaaaaaacaagatggctaaattttccaaatatacgcactaaacgtaaaaaaaaagaactgaagCAACGAAAAATGGTATCACATCCTACAAggcatttatttctgtatttaagacgtgtactagtgtagtaaaggtgacactggtgtggtagactggtatcacttaccaacatggcaacaacactcatggcttccatattggggccacttttacaactatctaactaaatttttagtttcacttctataactactgtcatggctacctggcttgtgtcacttctacaagtacaaccatcaacctacaacacaacatatttgcgcattttggtactttctagtcatgttgaccatctccgaagaagaaaaaaatctttttttttctgaaatcaggcgaaaattaatgcgcgcgctgatgtcatccataaaatttacttgctgtggcctaaactgTCCAACGCCTACATTCATATCAAATATCAGCACAATCCATTTAGAGGTTATTGGGTTATTGCCCAAAGTCgagtaaatagataaataaataaagagacATCCAAAaccacaaacagacagacatacagacacaccctaaacaatacctccatttttttcatggaggtaaatgtCTATGAAGGTGTGTCTCTATAAAACATATAAATAGACCAAGAAGGGCGTATTCTGGAAAGTGGACGAACGGAAGCATGACTGGAAAAGGGTGGGGATGGTGAGAATGAGGTTGGATTCAATTGGACGATTCCAAAATTAGATTTTAGGTCAATCCTTTGGAAGTCACAAAAACGTCAAGCTTACCATGTGGTTTGGAAGTGTGATACAATTGGAGTGTATGTCAGAAATACATTCTAttactgtttttgtttgaattaACTATTCAAACCTTTTTTCTATGTTAGATATAACATTTAGAGGAATAATATTAAATGGCGAAGGACTCGTCAGTCAAAACTTTAGAGTGGTGTTGCGAGGACACTTGTCGATCAAGAATAGTACTGCAGCATTTAGACACCTGTATAAGGGAGGGGGCTACCCAAACGCACAATTGTTGCCGTTTTGTGGTGTTAATACAACACGTAATAGTCATCTTCATATATCGACCAAGGtatacaaaggaaaaaaaattgctcttattgtatttgtatgcactatatagtacatgtatatgaagttgtaatagaccttacgaaagttgctgtagttttgttgtgtcaataaagattatcttcTCATGAAAATGATTTGCACATTATCAGAATTAAATGTTTATAAAGCAATCGAAATCTGGTATTAAAATCAACACACTTTCACAATTTTGCATTATCTTTATGAATTGCGGTATCAGTATAAGTCTTAAATCTTAATTGCGTTAATCTTGATATGTTGTAGGAAACGTTCATTTGAGGTATCCCTACAATGAGTAGATTACAGACTTAAATGGTTGTGCCTATTATATTGTCACATCGAAGCTGTGATTCCTACCATTTCAAACCCCAGATTTCTACAGTAACCATCATGCAAGGTGCGCCTGAGGCGAATTTGGCGAGATTATCGTCTGTTAGTGTTTGTCACGCACAGACGAGTAACCCTCTCTCACGCGTCCTGACGTTTACAGGAGGTCTTTAACTCAACGATGTTAGATCCTAGTAGACCTAAAGGGTCATCCTGTATTGACGATATGCAACGCTAATACccacggggtaacctaaatccgttgtttttaacaAACActgtatttaggaatatcaagtcgacggtggtttcaaactcaAATTATTGTGTGTTCAGTTAAAATCCCACGTTCCGCTACCAATGACAAACCGTTTATTGCAGAGTAGTGgtgatgtatgatgtatgtgACAGCTTGTGACCCGGGGGTGAATGAGATGTCCATGAGatgctagcctccatagcaggctttacGAGTCGGGCTTCTTTTTGTCGCATTGCTTATCAGTTCTATTGTACTGGGTTTCTGTCAAAGCCAGTTCTTTGTTGGTAGCCGCCTTAGACGAAGGCTGTCAACAACGAACCGACTGCGATATAACTGATTTTCCATCAGTGGAAAAAGTAAACAAACTCGCAGAGGCCTTCTATACAGGCTATAATGAGATGCACAAAAACACAGAAGTTTTGAAACGAGCCACTTTCACATGTCCCCTCTCGAAGGATCTTTGTTTCAAGGTCAACTCGCAGTGACCTGACCACGACAGAACCATACATCTCTGTCTCACCCTGAATACACTGTTTATCACACAGCGGCAACTCAGGACCAAAATTGCACGCAAAATCCCATCTTTACCACGCTCTAATGGTAATAGCTGTTCCTCAAACCGTTTATGCTGTATgtaattgttttacaaaatgaacCATAATTCGTGGAAGAAGAATGTCTAGGCGTGGTTGGACAGTTGAAAGGCCGTACGCACTAGCCCGAGTAATGTCGCTCGACGCCTTGCGACGCCCTTTTGTTGACGGAACCTTAACACTTAAGCCACGATTTCACGCCATAGAAAAGACGACATGAATACATTAACAGTGAAGACAGTCAGGAAGTCCCGGCTACTGGGTTTTCCTT contains:
- the LOC118426084 gene encoding uncharacterized protein LOC118426084, which translates into the protein MPPHYTHRTNGFLRNQEGFSEETNMAYSPTRRISGYATDTTDDAICPIFHVRYLGRGPVAAAGRDYVSPIVDSLFRQAARKHLPKTTLFISAQGIRVGQPRGGRGAIPVNFVPIHDCLYGAADRIHKEVFSIVVKGTGRGNPFECMSFVCHKSAHSTALALWLNKAFKEAYEVWQTQTVRPAEPRGFERNVRRNPSFQDQPQQYSSVDRGQRRYQRSNSESVYVNGDYRSEPLGEGLFYRGGSNRYSATPVYPQQKRKDSEKEGSGFGSFFRRSKRGSERGSREVVYTPPDHDSTKNSPRRSSFSLPDKAPWKKREKRDEKEKKKKEKEKKKHEDLYTPRGDRFVYRNPELSYSVETLDDVSIQSEDRGRSGRRYLRKQRTQSEERELKPPSPVQKRPLSQLLQPTPFTVALEKKASPEPTKKEAQIPKKRTSTEKSLSDERRQPPKKPSPQPTLEIHSVPPPPPQPAPERPREKPKPQQNGEIDFSGIVDTDAFIDDVFDGIDYDIFSDDDQKLKHERDNSEENVPEKGRDASNKENWPDFSTAYISPTSGRGSQDIPRWTNIFGKTPPPGMSPESGAKFSQYQPKALRGDAADVSRADVQRARQQPTGSERKRHDSEDDGYTSIVVKENEAPVRYSQALNDNEQGSRGKPNGVLNNHYDSKGSGDVKNLYNLVGSKSFWETRVDTGKSMLY